One Thermicanus aegyptius DSM 12793 DNA segment encodes these proteins:
- a CDS encoding pyruvate, water dikinase regulatory protein translates to MARAAASQFDGHGIEIRRISFIDDESTVDEVIASAKENEAVVVYTIVVPRLKEHLIRVARREKVPVVDIMGPIISRLSKKMRIPPKYKPGLVHQLDEDYFKKVEAIEFAVKYDDGKDPRGILRSDVVLIGVSRTSKTPLSMYLAHKRLKVANVPLVPEVPPPEELFMIPPKKCIGLTINPEHLNNIRTERLKSLGLTAQANYASLERILYELEYAEKIMKRIGCPVINVTNKAVEETANIILEVIKGGRI, encoded by the coding sequence GTGGCTCGAGCCGCAGCCAGCCAGTTTGATGGACATGGGATTGAAATCCGGCGTATCTCTTTTATTGATGATGAGAGCACCGTCGATGAGGTTATTGCTTCCGCGAAAGAAAACGAGGCGGTAGTGGTCTACACCATCGTTGTTCCTCGGTTGAAGGAACACCTCATTCGTGTAGCCAGACGGGAAAAAGTTCCCGTGGTCGATATCATGGGTCCAATTATTTCACGTTTATCAAAGAAGATGAGGATTCCACCCAAGTATAAGCCGGGTTTGGTTCATCAATTGGATGAGGATTATTTTAAGAAAGTGGAAGCGATAGAATTTGCTGTAAAATATGATGATGGCAAGGACCCGAGGGGTATTCTCCGTTCCGATGTGGTCCTTATTGGAGTTTCCCGCACCTCTAAAACGCCTTTATCCATGTATCTTGCCCATAAACGCCTTAAGGTTGCCAATGTGCCTTTAGTTCCAGAGGTTCCTCCTCCGGAAGAGCTCTTCATGATTCCTCCGAAGAAATGTATCGGCCTAACGATTAATCCGGAACATCTTAACAACATCAGAACCGAACGGTTGAAATCATTGGGGCTTACCGCCCAAGCGAATTATGCCAGTCTCGAGCGAATCCTGTATGAGCTGGAATATGCGGAGAAAATTATGAAACGAATCGGATGTCCTGTGATTAACGTGACGAACAAGGCGGTTGAAGAAACGGCCAATATAATCCTTGAGGTGATAAAAGGAGGAAGAATTTAA